A single Candidatus Thorarchaeota archaeon DNA region contains:
- a CDS encoding VIT1/CCC1 transporter family protein, which yields MSSEISEELRRRITASQRDEITEHVIYRRLAESAKDERNREVLTRLSDDELAHYEIWRELSGVEMKPSSLRVKKYVWISRLFGLTFGLKLMESGEERAQEFYQSVAEQAPQALEIAKDETQHEQELVGMIDEERLKYVSSMVLGLNDALVELTGALAGFTFALQDARLVAMTGLITGIAASLSMGTSEYLSTKSEGEYKSPTKASMYTTLAYLMTVISLVAPFLLLNSIYLSLGMALVNAILILFVFTFYISVAKSLPFRRRFLETASISLGVAGLTFVIGLFVRLFFGIEV from the coding sequence ATGTCAAGCGAGATTAGCGAGGAACTGAGAAGACGCATCACCGCTAGCCAAAGGGACGAGATCACCGAGCATGTGATCTACAGGCGGTTGGCAGAGTCCGCAAAGGACGAGAGAAACAGAGAGGTGTTGACACGACTCTCAGACGATGAGCTAGCACACTATGAGATCTGGAGAGAACTCAGTGGGGTCGAAATGAAACCCAGCTCGCTCAGAGTGAAGAAGTATGTCTGGATTTCCAGGCTCTTCGGTCTGACATTTGGCCTCAAGCTGATGGAGAGTGGAGAGGAGAGAGCCCAAGAGTTCTATCAGTCTGTAGCGGAACAAGCGCCGCAGGCATTAGAGATAGCCAAGGACGAAACCCAGCACGAGCAGGAACTCGTCGGCATGATAGACGAGGAGAGGCTGAAGTATGTCAGCTCGATGGTTCTTGGACTGAACGACGCCCTTGTCGAACTCACGGGTGCGCTGGCGGGGTTTACCTTCGCCCTGCAAGACGCTCGACTGGTAGCAATGACAGGCCTGATAACGGGCATAGCTGCATCGCTGTCTATGGGAACGTCAGAGTATCTGTCCACAAAGTCGGAGGGGGAATACAAGAGCCCGACGAAAGCCTCGATGTATACCACGCTTGCCTACTTGATGACCGTCATCTCGCTTGTGGCGCCGTTCTTGTTGCTTAATAGCATCTACCTATCGCTTGGCATGGCACTCGTCAACGCAATACTCATACTCTTCGTCTTCACATTCTATATCTCTGTGGCCAAGAGCTTGCCATTCCGAAGACGATTCCTCGAGACTGCCTCAATCAGCCTCGGTGTAGCAGGACTGACCTTTGTCATTGGTCTCTTCGTCAGGTTATTCTTTGGGATAGAAGTCTGA
- a CDS encoding radical SAM protein, which translates to MDKTEQTPPCGERATRESPEFVRTSLAASMTMGKVQGKFYRDAKLYCINLLMTYDEGCHAKCAYCGLSGSRQTDSEWIDNSFIRVDWPVFSVEEVKEAIAEGKCPHVERVCVSMITTRQAKEDLLKVVSELKQVIDHVSILITPTIIDRDWLVKAREAGADKVGVAIDAATPELFDRLRGKGVGGPHKWKKYWQILADSVEVFGRYEVGVHLIVGLGETESQIVEAIQRAYDMGAYTHLFSFFPEEGSLMGSSPQPPLGAYRRVQLARYLINEGLAQFSQMSFNEAGQLTDFGVPPTLLEEVIRKGEAFMTSGCSSPSHKYACNRPFGNCTPYQASIGHWRNIPFQPTEEDIDTIRTQIRDYSLEYKVADPEFD; encoded by the coding sequence ATGGACAAGACCGAACAGACCCCACCCTGTGGAGAACGTGCAACGCGTGAGTCACCAGAGTTTGTTCGAACAAGCCTTGCGGCCTCGATGACGATGGGCAAGGTGCAGGGGAAGTTCTACCGTGATGCAAAGCTATACTGCATCAACCTCTTGATGACATATGATGAGGGCTGCCATGCAAAGTGTGCATACTGCGGTCTCTCGGGTTCTCGCCAGACTGACAGCGAGTGGATTGACAACAGTTTCATCAGAGTCGACTGGCCAGTCTTCTCTGTCGAGGAGGTCAAGGAGGCAATTGCCGAGGGGAAGTGTCCACATGTCGAACGCGTCTGCGTATCAATGATAACCACTCGTCAGGCCAAAGAGGACCTGCTCAAGGTGGTCTCTGAACTGAAGCAGGTCATTGACCATGTGTCGATACTAATCACACCCACAATAATTGACCGAGACTGGCTGGTCAAAGCAAGGGAAGCAGGTGCCGACAAGGTGGGTGTTGCAATTGACGCCGCCACTCCAGAACTCTTCGACCGACTGCGTGGCAAGGGCGTTGGAGGTCCTCACAAGTGGAAGAAGTACTGGCAGATACTGGCCGACTCTGTCGAAGTTTTCGGCCGCTATGAGGTTGGGGTGCACCTCATTGTGGGCCTAGGAGAGACCGAGTCTCAGATTGTTGAAGCCATCCAGCGGGCTTATGATATGGGGGCGTACACCCACCTCTTCTCGTTCTTCCCCGAGGAGGGTTCTCTGATGGGAAGCAGTCCGCAGCCGCCGCTAGGGGCGTATCGCAGAGTTCAGCTAGCGAGGTACTTGATCAACGAGGGACTTGCTCAGTTCAGTCAGATGAGCTTCAATGAGGCAGGTCAACTCACCGACTTCGGTGTGCCACCGACGTTGCTGGAGGAGGTGATTCGGAAGGGTGAGGCATTCATGACTTCTGGATGCTCCAGTCCCAGTCACAAGTATGCCTGCAACAGACCGTTTGGAAATTGCACACCGTACCAGGCCTCTATCGGTCACTGGAGGAACATACCCTTCCAGCCTACTGAGGAGGACATCGATACCATCCGGACCCAGATACGGGACTATTCTCTGGAGTACAAGGTGGCTGACCCCGAGTTTGACTGA
- a CDS encoding cysteine desulfurase, protein MKDLYFDYHSSKPTDPRVVDEMIPFFTERFGNPSSLHNTGDDATKVLEESRATIARFINADPDEIVFTSGATEASNLAIIGYALKNKAKGKHVVVSEVEHISIANIAKHLTTMGFEVSSVPVDRYGRVSLEKLERRIRKDTILISIGYASNEIGTIQPIREIGRMAAERGIAFHSDAVAAEGLVPIDVRRDNLNLMSLSSNDIYGPKGLGVLYMQKRFRVNPLMMGGGQERGIRSGTEDMPAIVGMAAAARIMEKEMGEEVRRLQRYRDRIIKSVLETVPDSHLNGHPTERLASNSHFRFDGIEGEAILLSFKDRGIAVSTGSACTSKTLEPSHTLIATGLVHEEAHGSLQLTVGRFTRDEQVDRVLEAVPEVVSRLRKMSPLYQEKRV, encoded by the coding sequence TTGAAGGACCTCTACTTTGACTATCATTCATCCAAGCCAACTGATCCGCGCGTCGTCGATGAGATGATTCCCTTCTTTACGGAGAGGTTCGGAAATCCATCTTCGCTTCACAATACCGGGGACGATGCAACCAAGGTCCTAGAGGAGAGCAGGGCCACCATCGCGCGTTTCATCAATGCTGATCCCGATGAGATTGTGTTCACGTCCGGGGCGACTGAGGCGTCGAACCTTGCCATCATAGGATACGCTCTGAAGAACAAGGCAAAGGGCAAGCACGTCGTGGTGTCGGAGGTCGAGCACATCTCAATCGCCAACATCGCCAAACACCTGACAACCATGGGATTCGAGGTCTCCAGCGTCCCGGTGGACCGCTACGGGAGAGTCAGTCTGGAAAAGCTGGAGAGGAGAATCCGAAAGGACACCATTCTAATCAGCATAGGCTACGCGAGCAACGAGATAGGCACCATACAACCCATAAGAGAGATTGGAAGAATGGCCGCCGAGAGAGGAATAGCTTTCCACAGTGATGCAGTGGCAGCCGAGGGCCTTGTGCCCATCGATGTGAGGCGGGACAATCTCAACCTGATGTCACTCTCTTCGAACGACATCTACGGACCGAAGGGTCTGGGTGTCCTCTACATGCAGAAGCGATTCCGCGTCAACCCACTGATGATGGGCGGAGGGCAAGAGAGAGGAATCAGGTCTGGCACCGAAGACATGCCTGCAATCGTCGGGATGGCGGCGGCTGCCCGCATCATGGAGAAGGAGATGGGCGAAGAAGTGAGACGACTTCAACGATACCGTGACCGCATCATCAAGTCAGTATTAGAGACCGTGCCAGACAGTCATCTCAACGGACATCCAACAGAGAGACTCGCGAGCAATTCTCACTTCAGGTTCGATGGTATTGAGGGCGAGGCAATCCTGCTGTCTTTCAAGGACCGCGGAATAGCAGTATCGACGGGCTCCGCATGTACATCGAAGACTCTGGAGCCATCACACACACTCATTGCCACAGGGCTAGTACATGAGGAGGCACACGGGTCCCTCCAACTGACAGTTGGACGATTCACAAGGGATGAACAGGTCGACCGTGTTCTAGAGGCTGTTCCAGAGGTCGTTTCGCGACTCAGAAAGATGTCCCCACTGTACCAAGAGAAGAGGGTATGA
- a CDS encoding sulfurtransferase TusA family protein, which produces MDDAPAMTIDCIGLYCPQPLFQTREAIDKLKVGDVLEVLADDPSAEPDLKRFAKRTGHEIVACDWLEDGVVRIRIRKTK; this is translated from the coding sequence ATGGACGACGCTCCTGCGATGACAATTGACTGCATAGGTCTATACTGCCCCCAGCCGCTCTTCCAGACGAGGGAGGCGATTGACAAGCTGAAGGTGGGTGATGTACTGGAGGTCCTTGCTGACGATCCGTCTGCAGAACCAGACCTGAAGCGATTTGCGAAGAGGACCGGACATGAGATAGTAGCCTGCGACTGGCTGGAGGACGGTGTGGTCAGGATTCGCATCAGGAAGACCAAGTGA
- a CDS encoding aminopeptidase P family protein has protein sequence MRRVEFEKSEQACDILRELDIDIWLVWVRETSQMADPVLPLVFGGDLVWHSALVYCADGTRTAIVGDFDAAAVEESGLFHKVVPYTKSIRDDLVSVLKDADPQKVAVNYSRNDVASDGLTVGMYETLREHLRDTPYVNRLVSAEGLITRLRGRKTNTEIERISRAVEITESILSEIAGRVGPGMTELQVYQTFHELMSRHGVSPAWSASHNPAVDAGPDKQFGHSGPTDRLLVPDNLVHFDFGVKWMGYCSDLQRMFFLGPPSRVPEEVRTAFDTVQEAIQRAAEFMRPGRLGHEVDSIARDFVRERGYEEYKHALGHQLGRAAHDGGTLLGPLWERYGDSPKGVVEVGNVFTLELYVTTREYGQVSLEEDILVTEDGCEFLSHPQRSLIHIER, from the coding sequence ATGAGAAGGGTCGAGTTTGAGAAGAGCGAGCAGGCTTGTGACATTCTGAGAGAACTGGACATTGACATTTGGTTGGTCTGGGTGCGAGAGACCTCCCAGATGGCAGACCCTGTCCTTCCTCTTGTGTTCGGAGGCGATCTCGTCTGGCACTCTGCACTAGTCTACTGTGCGGACGGCACGCGTACTGCGATTGTTGGAGACTTCGATGCGGCTGCAGTAGAGGAGAGCGGACTCTTCCACAAGGTAGTCCCTTACACCAAGTCAATCAGAGACGATTTGGTTTCAGTGCTGAAAGACGCTGACCCACAGAAGGTGGCAGTAAACTACAGCAGAAACGATGTTGCTTCAGATGGTCTGACTGTCGGAATGTACGAGACCCTCCGAGAGCATCTTCGGGACACCCCTTATGTGAATCGGCTGGTCAGTGCGGAGGGGTTGATCACAAGACTACGCGGTCGCAAGACCAATACCGAGATAGAACGAATATCTCGTGCTGTCGAGATAACAGAGTCCATTCTATCGGAGATTGCAGGACGAGTTGGACCAGGTATGACCGAGCTCCAAGTGTATCAGACCTTCCATGAGTTGATGAGCAGACATGGGGTGTCACCAGCTTGGAGCGCAAGTCACAACCCAGCTGTTGACGCAGGTCCCGACAAGCAGTTCGGGCACTCTGGTCCTACTGACCGGCTACTCGTGCCAGACAATCTCGTTCACTTTGATTTTGGTGTGAAGTGGATGGGCTACTGCTCTGACTTACAGAGGATGTTCTTTCTCGGGCCTCCAAGCAGAGTCCCTGAAGAGGTCCGGACCGCCTTTGACACAGTACAAGAAGCGATTCAGAGAGCAGCAGAGTTCATGCGTCCCGGTCGCCTTGGACACGAGGTGGACAGTATCGCTAGGGACTTTGTACGCGAGCGGGGATATGAGGAGTACAAGCATGCGCTGGGTCACCAGCTCGGCAGGGCCGCACATGATGGGGGCACTCTTCTGGGTCCGCTCTGGGAGCGATATGGTGACAGCCCCAAAGGCGTGGTCGAGGTAGGGAATGTCTTCACACTGGAGTTGTATGTGACAACAAGGGAGTATGGACAGGTCAGCCTTGAAGAAGACATACTTGTGACAGAGGATGGATGCGAGTTCTTGTCACATCCTCAGAGATCCCTCATTCACATTGAACGATAG
- a CDS encoding GNAT family N-acetyltransferase, with amino-acid sequence MSVRTPSIRRATPHDIEAIVQLWTDSFRYHEAIDPRYEMSDDAVGFMRTYFQKQFEADSFFAVACVKDLVVGYVSAYVYETSPVHRERQVGFIDGLFVSEQHRKGGIGTQLYRMAEDWLSEKGMHTVRLGVSALNETGLAFWSKNGFTPVMVNMTKAI; translated from the coding sequence ATGTCCGTCCGAACTCCTTCCATCCGGCGCGCAACACCACATGACATTGAAGCAATAGTTCAGCTCTGGACTGACTCCTTTAGATATCACGAGGCCATTGACCCGCGGTATGAGATGAGCGACGATGCAGTGGGATTTATGCGGACCTACTTCCAGAAACAGTTCGAAGCAGACTCGTTCTTTGCAGTTGCATGCGTCAAAGACCTAGTTGTGGGCTACGTGTCTGCATATGTATACGAGACGTCACCAGTTCATCGTGAGCGGCAGGTTGGTTTCATAGATGGGCTGTTTGTTAGTGAGCAGCATCGTAAAGGCGGGATTGGGACGCAGCTATATCGAATGGCCGAGGACTGGCTCTCAGAGAAAGGTATGCATACAGTCAGGTTGGGCGTGTCCGCACTCAATGAGACCGGCTTGGCATTCTGGTCAAAGAACGGGTTCACGCCAGTCATGGTGAATATGACAAAGGCCATCTGA
- the nifU gene encoding Fe-S cluster assembly scaffold protein NifU, whose amino-acid sequence MKSTQYSDKVLDHFRNPRNVGTLEGDDVAMGRVGNPVCGDLMEVFIRVKDDRIVDAKFRTFGCGSAIATSSMTTEMVKGMTLDEAMEVSREDVAGELDGLPPIKMHCSNLAADALHEAIKNYRARTQQTQAEAKKNEDQPECVIGKEEYLGKGVYLSVEDDSQFRDKRVLVVHTGDKSVGAALRLLSSAGRVVLLTPETEIQTTPDLSERLKSSGIKVLYQSRLLEIRGEGEVEKALIHNLDEDEQYELFVDAVVIVD is encoded by the coding sequence ATGAAGTCTACACAGTATTCTGACAAGGTTTTGGATCACTTCAGGAATCCACGGAATGTAGGCACACTGGAGGGTGACGACGTGGCCATGGGCAGAGTCGGAAACCCGGTGTGCGGAGACCTGATGGAAGTCTTCATCCGTGTAAAGGACGACCGGATAGTGGATGCCAAGTTTCGGACATTCGGGTGCGGCTCGGCCATAGCAACAAGCAGCATGACCACTGAGATGGTCAAGGGTATGACACTTGACGAGGCCATGGAGGTCTCCAGAGAGGATGTTGCCGGGGAGTTGGATGGGCTACCACCGATAAAGATGCACTGCTCCAACCTGGCTGCAGATGCCCTGCACGAAGCAATCAAGAACTACAGGGCTAGAACGCAACAGACCCAGGCGGAAGCCAAGAAGAACGAGGACCAGCCCGAATGTGTCATCGGGAAGGAGGAGTATCTGGGCAAGGGAGTCTATCTGTCAGTCGAGGACGATTCTCAGTTCAGGGATAAGCGTGTGCTTGTTGTCCATACGGGCGACAAGTCAGTGGGTGCTGCACTACGCCTCTTGAGCTCTGCAGGAAGAGTCGTGCTCCTTACTCCCGAGACCGAGATACAGACCACACCTGACCTCTCAGAGAGACTGAAGAGCTCTGGCATCAAAGTCCTGTACCAGTCTAGGCTGCTTGAGATCCGCGGAGAAGGAGAAGTCGAGAAGGCACTGATACACAACCTTGACGAGGATGAGCAGTACGAGCTGTTCGTAGATGCAGTTGTCATAGTGGACTGA
- a CDS encoding DsrE family protein, with translation MSSILYVQTSDNPERQYSPLVLAQAAKMMDIDAKVYYLGQGLRVLKPEESKKIKVGTFPSVYEMIQKTLQMGIEVYVCEASKQMLGWDKVELMPGLKIVGAATLNDLALEADATMWF, from the coding sequence ATGAGCAGCATTCTGTACGTGCAGACGAGTGACAACCCCGAAAGACAGTACTCGCCGCTGGTCTTGGCCCAAGCAGCCAAGATGATGGACATAGATGCCAAGGTATACTACTTGGGCCAAGGACTAAGGGTCCTGAAACCCGAGGAGAGCAAGAAGATAAAGGTGGGAACCTTTCCATCCGTGTACGAGATGATTCAGAAGACGCTTCAGATGGGAATCGAAGTCTATGTCTGTGAGGCCTCAAAGCAGATGCTTGGCTGGGACAAGGTAGAGCTGATGCCGGGGCTGAAGATAGTGGGCGCAGCAACGCTGAATGACCTAGCCCTAGAAGCAGATGCCACAATGTGGTTCTAG
- the larE gene encoding ATP-dependent sacrificial sulfur transferase LarE, translating into MANSEDKFNAVRDMLRGSGTLVAFSGGVDSTVLALLAKEAAAKVVLLTVLSQVVPAADHASAEMVARELSITHRVVTFDWLGQKELSRNREDRCYQCKRALGRLWLTEASKMGLSRVVEGTTASETEGRRPGLRALAELGIESPLLKAGIRKEEVRTFARANGLSVHNRPSMACLATRFPYGTTITAEGLSAVAQMESAAREILGVVCVRARAHGDVARLEIAPQEMERAFDIDRLRALDEAGRKAGFKYVTIDARGYRTGSMDE; encoded by the coding sequence ATGGCGAACTCTGAAGACAAGTTCAATGCAGTCCGTGACATGCTGCGTGGCAGTGGGACTCTGGTAGCCTTTAGCGGAGGTGTTGACAGCACAGTACTTGCTCTGCTGGCAAAGGAGGCGGCTGCTAAGGTCGTGCTGCTGACCGTCTTGTCCCAGGTCGTTCCGGCAGCAGACCACGCCTCGGCCGAGATGGTCGCGAGAGAACTCAGTATTACTCACAGGGTCGTCACATTCGACTGGCTCGGCCAAAAGGAGCTGAGCAGGAACAGAGAGGACAGATGCTATCAGTGTAAGAGGGCGCTGGGGAGACTCTGGCTCACAGAGGCCTCCAAGATGGGCCTGAGTCGTGTTGTGGAGGGGACGACGGCATCTGAAACAGAAGGTCGAAGGCCGGGATTAAGAGCACTTGCAGAGCTTGGAATCGAGTCGCCGCTTCTGAAGGCAGGCATCAGGAAAGAAGAGGTGAGGACCTTTGCCCGCGCAAATGGTCTCTCGGTCCACAACAGACCATCGATGGCATGCCTTGCGACAAGGTTCCCATATGGCACGACCATCACAGCAGAAGGACTGTCCGCCGTCGCCCAGATGGAGTCAGCCGCACGGGAGATTCTCGGAGTGGTGTGCGTCCGAGCCAGGGCCCATGGCGACGTTGCTCGCTTGGAGATAGCGCCCCAGGAGATGGAAAGGGCATTCGACATAGATAGACTGAGAGCACTTGACGAAGCCGGAAGGAAGGCAGGCTTCAAGTACGTGACAATCGACGCCAGGGGCTACCGGACCGGATCCATGGATGAGTAG